The following proteins are encoded in a genomic region of Salinicoccus sp. RF5:
- a CDS encoding glycosyltransferase family 1 protein — MKIAIVTETFLPSTDGIVTRLTKAIDYFIREGHEVLVIAPDLGVYDYKGAKVVGVKPITFPFYRYRKWGFPSRKVYRELKKFQPDVVHAVNPVLLATSAVRAAQKLDLPLVSSYHTHLPKYLDYYKVYKPAKPLLWWYIKRNHKNADLNLVTSKAIHDELAAQGIERLDIIPRGVDVIHRHPDYRDEEMRERLTGGKPSNKLLVFIGRIAVEKEIHKLLPLLEKRPDISLAIIGDGPARSDIEKRFKGTNTVFTGFIHGEELSKAFATGDAFIFPSVSETLGLVILESMASGLPVIGAKSGPTNEQVEHGVTGMLYENEDLDSMMEAVAVLEDEEKIEKMRRNARNEALDYAWDKTSQRLIDFYMEARDRHSVGSRNM, encoded by the coding sequence ATGAAGATAGCGATTGTCACAGAAACATTTCTCCCATCGACGGATGGAATTGTGACGAGACTGACAAAAGCAATAGACTACTTTATACGGGAAGGTCACGAAGTCCTGGTCATTGCCCCAGATCTTGGAGTATATGATTATAAAGGTGCGAAAGTGGTCGGCGTAAAGCCGATCACTTTCCCTTTTTACAGATACCGCAAATGGGGCTTCCCTTCCCGGAAAGTATATCGTGAGCTGAAGAAATTCCAGCCGGATGTTGTGCATGCAGTCAATCCGGTGCTGCTTGCAACAAGCGCAGTAAGAGCCGCTCAGAAACTGGACCTGCCCCTGGTCTCCTCCTATCATACACATCTGCCGAAATACCTCGACTACTACAAAGTCTACAAACCGGCAAAACCACTCCTCTGGTGGTACATCAAACGCAACCACAAAAATGCGGACCTCAACCTGGTGACGTCAAAAGCCATCCATGATGAACTGGCTGCACAGGGCATTGAACGGCTGGATATCATCCCGCGTGGTGTAGATGTCATCCACCGCCATCCTGACTACAGGGACGAGGAGATGAGGGAACGGCTGACGGGAGGGAAGCCTTCCAATAAACTGCTGGTGTTCATCGGCAGAATAGCAGTAGAGAAGGAGATCCACAAACTGCTGCCCTTATTGGAAAAGCGTCCTGACATCAGCCTCGCAATCATTGGTGACGGGCCGGCGCGTTCTGATATCGAGAAGCGGTTCAAAGGAACCAATACAGTATTTACAGGTTTCATCCACGGCGAAGAGCTGTCCAAAGCCTTTGCCACCGGTGACGCCTTCATCTTCCCTTCGGTCTCCGAGACACTGGGGCTGGTTATTCTCGAATCGATGGCTTCAGGCCTGCCGGTGATCGGTGCCAAGAGTGGACCGACGAATGAACAGGTGGAACATGGTGTGACCGGCATGCTCTATGAAAATGAAGATCTCGACAGCATGATGGAGGCAGTGGCCGTGCTTGAAGATGAAGAGAAAATCGAGAAGATGAGAAGGAATGCCAGAAACGAAGCGTTGGACTATGCCTGGGATAAAACATCCCAACGCCTGATCGACTTCTATATGGAAGCCCGGGACAGGCACTCTGTAGGCAGCAGAAATATGTAA
- a CDS encoding pyrimidine-nucleoside phosphorylase has translation MRMVDIIAKKRDGGELSKEEIEHFITGYTDGDIPDYQVSSLLMAIFFNDMTQEERANLTMAMVKSGDEIDLSAIEGVKVDKHSTGGVGDTTTLVLAPLVAALDVPVAKMSGRGLGHTGGTIDKLEAVDGFHVEITEQEFTDIVNRDKVAVIGQSGNLTPADKKLYALRDVTATVNSIPLIASSIMSKKIAAGADAIVLDVKTGDGAFMKDEEDAVELARAMVSIGNNVGRNTMAIISSMSEPLGYAIGNALEVKEAIDTLKGEGPEDLTALCLELGAQMAVLGGAASSLDEAKEKLRAVIDNGEALEKFKVFLNNQGGDASVVDDLSKLPQAKYQFEVKAEESGFVEEIAAEEIGIASAMLGAGRQTKEDEIDLAVGLVLKKKVGDRVEQGDTLAVIHSNSEDIKEVEQKILDNYRIGNKENKIELIKQVITE, from the coding sequence ATGCGCATGGTAGATATCATCGCCAAAAAGCGTGATGGCGGAGAGTTATCCAAGGAAGAGATAGAACATTTCATTACAGGTTATACGGATGGGGACATTCCGGACTATCAAGTCTCCAGTCTGCTGATGGCGATCTTCTTCAATGATATGACCCAGGAAGAGCGTGCGAACTTGACGATGGCCATGGTGAAATCTGGAGATGAGATCGACCTTTCGGCAATCGAAGGCGTGAAGGTCGACAAGCACTCGACAGGGGGTGTCGGCGATACAACGACGCTCGTACTCGCACCACTCGTTGCAGCACTGGATGTACCGGTAGCAAAGATGAGCGGCCGCGGGCTCGGTCACACCGGGGGGACCATCGATAAGCTGGAAGCAGTTGATGGTTTTCATGTCGAAATCACTGAGCAGGAATTCACGGATATCGTCAATCGCGATAAGGTCGCAGTCATCGGCCAATCCGGAAACTTGACACCGGCGGATAAAAAACTCTATGCACTCAGGGATGTCACGGCAACCGTCAACTCCATACCGCTGATTGCAAGCTCCATCATGAGCAAGAAGATTGCAGCCGGTGCAGATGCCATCGTACTTGATGTAAAGACGGGTGATGGTGCGTTCATGAAGGATGAAGAGGATGCGGTCGAATTGGCGCGTGCGATGGTTTCCATCGGAAACAATGTCGGACGCAATACGATGGCCATCATTTCAAGCATGTCGGAACCCCTCGGCTACGCCATCGGCAATGCTCTGGAAGTGAAGGAGGCCATCGACACGCTCAAAGGTGAGGGGCCGGAAGACCTCACTGCCCTCTGCCTTGAACTCGGGGCACAGATGGCTGTGCTCGGCGGTGCCGCTTCATCGCTTGATGAAGCAAAGGAAAAGCTGCGTGCCGTCATCGATAATGGCGAGGCACTCGAGAAGTTCAAAGTATTCCTTAACAATCAGGGCGGAGACGCCTCTGTCGTTGATGATCTATCCAAACTGCCGCAGGCCAAATACCAGTTCGAGGTGAAGGCTGAAGAGAGCGGCTTCGTCGAGGAAATTGCAGCTGAGGAAATCGGCATTGCCTCTGCCATGCTGGGTGCAGGTCGTCAGACGAAAGAGGATGAAATCGACCTTGCCGTCGGTCTTGTGCTGAAGAAGAAGGTCGGTGACCGTGTAGAGCAGGGCGACACGCTTGCTGTAATCCACAGCAACTCCGAAGACATCAAGGAAGTCGAGCAGAAGATACTCGACAACTATAGAATCGGCAATAAGGAAAATAAAATCGAACTGATCAAACAGGTCATTACAGAATAG
- a CDS encoding UTP--glucose-1-phosphate uridylyltransferase — MITDWIPQYELLEKSYQEKLDAQYQTLDTDEIKAVYENVYLNPKHVDMSSIKEVPFVTPAELERDMLEDMAYQAMAEGQVAVLLMAGGQGTRLEHQGPKGTFSFEGRSLFELQAAQLQAFEEKVKTPLQWYIMTSDINHEETLKFFEDHDHFGLAPENIHFFRQEHFPALSKEGELLIDESKDIMLTPNGNGGIFGALKHSGMLDDMKSRGIAHVFMNNVDNVVVKVADPLLVGLHIQNDNEVTSKSITPKPGESVGRLCLVDGEKSVVEYTELPEGEGDAFKNGNIGIHVFSTGFLEKAADVRMPYHLALKKLEHMNKTLRVVKEEGLKFEKFYFDAFRHAKTHMTLQVDRKGEFSPLKNKMGKDSVETAYRDLTDEGLI, encoded by the coding sequence ATGATTACAGACTGGATACCCCAATATGAACTGCTGGAGAAGAGTTACCAGGAGAAGCTTGACGCACAATATCAGACACTCGACACCGACGAGATTAAGGCAGTTTACGAAAATGTCTACCTGAACCCGAAACATGTGGATATGTCATCGATCAAAGAAGTGCCCTTCGTGACACCAGCGGAGCTGGAAAGGGACATGCTTGAGGATATGGCATATCAGGCGATGGCCGAAGGGCAGGTGGCTGTTCTCCTGATGGCCGGAGGACAGGGGACACGCCTTGAGCATCAAGGACCGAAGGGAACCTTTTCCTTTGAAGGGCGCTCCCTTTTTGAACTTCAGGCAGCCCAACTTCAGGCATTTGAAGAAAAGGTGAAGACGCCACTGCAGTGGTATATCATGACGAGCGATATAAATCATGAAGAGACGCTCAAATTTTTTGAGGATCACGACCACTTTGGACTGGCGCCTGAAAATATCCACTTCTTCAGGCAGGAGCACTTCCCGGCCCTGTCCAAGGAGGGGGAGCTGCTGATCGATGAAAGCAAGGACATCATGCTGACGCCGAATGGCAACGGCGGAATATTCGGTGCACTGAAGCACAGCGGTATGCTCGATGATATGAAATCGAGGGGGATCGCCCATGTGTTCATGAACAATGTGGATAATGTTGTAGTGAAGGTGGCGGACCCACTGCTGGTCGGTCTTCATATCCAAAATGATAATGAAGTGACATCGAAATCCATCACCCCAAAGCCGGGTGAGAGTGTGGGACGGTTGTGCCTGGTCGATGGGGAGAAGAGTGTGGTCGAGTATACCGAACTTCCTGAGGGGGAGGGGGATGCCTTCAAGAATGGGAACATCGGCATCCATGTGTTCAGTACCGGCTTCCTCGAGAAGGCAGCAGATGTCAGGATGCCCTATCATCTGGCCCTGAAGAAGTTGGAACATATGAATAAAACCCTCAGGGTTGTAAAAGAGGAAGGACTCAAGTTCGAGAAATTCTATTTTGATGCTTTCCGTCATGCAAAGACGCATATGACCCTCCAGGTGGACCGCAAAGGGGAGTTTTCTCCGCTCAAGAACAAAATGGGCAAGGACAGCGTCGAAACTGCCTATAGAGATCTTACGGATGAAGGGCTGATATGA
- a CDS encoding hemolysin III family protein: MGEKLGGSLKHIVPLSFGEEVGNSVSHGVAALIFIGLLPFTSVYMYVQGGTMHAVGGSVYVISILLMFLTSTLYHSMAHNTQHKYIMRLLDHSLIYVAIAGTYTPIALSVIGGTWGVVTLIVQWAAAVFGILYKVLSPKVNSKVSLGFYLVMGWMAVIFFPHIFNNTNWMFLLMLVLGGVSYTVGAWFYAQKTRKYFHMIWHFFIVAASFLHYVGIVFYIH; the protein is encoded by the coding sequence ATGGGCGAGAAGCTCGGCGGCTCCCTGAAACATATCGTCCCCCTGTCCTTCGGAGAGGAAGTGGGGAACAGTGTGAGTCATGGCGTAGCAGCACTCATCTTCATCGGACTGCTGCCGTTCACCTCGGTTTATATGTATGTGCAGGGAGGCACCATGCATGCGGTGGGGGGATCGGTATATGTCATCAGCATCCTGCTCATGTTCCTCACATCGACGCTCTACCATTCGATGGCGCACAATACCCAGCATAAGTACATCATGCGCCTTCTGGACCACAGTCTGATCTATGTCGCCATTGCGGGGACATACACACCCATTGCCCTGTCGGTCATCGGCGGCACATGGGGGGTGGTTACGCTCATCGTCCAGTGGGCAGCCGCTGTCTTCGGGATATTGTATAAAGTACTCAGCCCGAAGGTGAACAGCAAGGTGAGTCTCGGATTCTACCTGGTCATGGGATGGATGGCGGTCATCTTCTTCCCGCATATCTTCAACAATACCAACTGGATGTTCCTGCTCATGCTGGTGCTGGGCGGAGTGAGCTACACCGTCGGTGCATGGTTCTATGCCCAGAAGACGCGGAAGTACTTTCATATGATATGGCATTTCTTCATCGTTGCAGCGAGCTTCCTGCACTACGTGGGCATAGTGTTCTATATCCATTGA
- the proC gene encoding pyrroline-5-carboxylate reductase translates to MKIVFYGAGNMASAIFIGMIENNVVKPDQIYLTSRSQKEKIMFFKENLGVNVSYDDVELLDDADYVILASKPQSFPDVAKRIRPHLEEKTKIVSVMAGTQIKTIRRELGTENPIARLMPNTNAMVQHSVSGITYSENFPDKDELVELMESFGTTVVVEEGVMHNITAATGSGSAFLYYIYEKYAESLMALGFDEEEALFLTRNLVIGAGKMVEESELPFSQLRKNITSKNGTTEAGLNALDGEGIKEILTATLNAAANRSEELSQDDD, encoded by the coding sequence ATGAAAATTGTCTTTTACGGTGCGGGAAACATGGCAAGTGCCATATTCATTGGCATGATAGAGAATAACGTTGTGAAACCGGATCAGATCTACCTGACGAGCAGAAGCCAGAAGGAAAAGATCATGTTCTTCAAGGAGAACCTGGGTGTCAACGTTTCATATGACGATGTAGAACTGCTGGATGATGCAGATTATGTCATCCTGGCAAGCAAGCCGCAGAGCTTTCCGGATGTTGCCAAAAGAATTCGTCCGCATCTTGAGGAAAAGACAAAAATCGTATCGGTTATGGCAGGAACCCAAATCAAGACGATCCGGCGTGAGCTGGGAACTGAAAATCCGATTGCAAGACTGATGCCGAACACAAATGCGATGGTCCAGCATTCGGTGAGCGGAATCACGTATTCCGAAAACTTCCCGGATAAGGATGAACTCGTCGAACTCATGGAAAGCTTCGGTACGACTGTGGTCGTGGAAGAGGGCGTCATGCATAATATCACTGCGGCAACCGGTTCCGGATCAGCCTTCCTGTACTATATATACGAAAAATATGCGGAGAGCCTGATGGCGCTCGGATTCGATGAGGAAGAGGCGCTGTTCCTGACACGCAACCTTGTGATCGGAGCCGGTAAGATGGTAGAGGAGTCCGAATTGCCGTTCAGTCAGCTCAGGAAGAACATCACCTCAAAGAACGGTACGACAGAAGCGGGACTGAATGCACTGGATGGCGAGGGCATCAAGGAGATACTCACTGCGACATTGAATGCTGCAGCAAACCGGAGTGAAGAATTGAGTCAGGATGACGACTAG
- a CDS encoding amidohydrolase, with amino-acid sequence MKILYHNGIIHTMKAAGDTVEAVLEEGGRILATGSKAELAGREDQLVDLGGKTMLPGLTDTHQHLIMLGKKLKSLALHEVQDIEEMKRLINDFESTHEWNLILGYDENNFPDQYRMSHDELDALTDKPTLVTRVCQHAGLINTRGLEVLGLDGSTEDPEGGYYERDEEGNLTGWAYDKAFEALRAATVDDDVESLSADIETAVEHLYTYGITTVHTEDMSYYGPYQLPYEAYMKTLGPDRKKFRVNLLRHEAVYDEMIEDELSFKDDWVEKDAMKLFMDGAFGGKTALVKAPYEGTDDHGIQIHSVEALESLVRKARANGDAVAVHVIGDMACELVVDAIEKYPVPEGRHDRLIHCSLLSAELIDRMAQLPLICDVQPTFLTSDMPWVESYLGSERMEYLYAFRTMQTHGLLLGGSSDAPIEDVDPLLGIHTLVTRRGASGVYNEDERISRYDAFRMYTHNAAAIINKEDKAGLIAPGYYADFAIFDKDVMTCEADELLEAKVEKTIIDGTTVYESNN; translated from the coding sequence GTGAAGATACTGTATCATAACGGTATAATCCATACGATGAAAGCAGCAGGGGATACTGTAGAGGCTGTACTCGAAGAGGGCGGCCGTATCCTTGCGACAGGCTCAAAGGCGGAGTTGGCCGGCAGGGAGGACCAGTTGGTGGACCTTGGTGGAAAGACGATGCTTCCCGGCCTTACAGATACCCACCAGCACCTGATCATGCTGGGGAAGAAGCTGAAATCCCTCGCGCTTCATGAAGTGCAGGATATAGAAGAAATGAAGCGTCTGATCAATGATTTTGAGTCGACACATGAATGGAACCTGATACTTGGATATGATGAAAATAATTTCCCGGACCAATACCGTATGTCGCATGACGAACTGGATGCATTGACCGACAAGCCGACATTGGTCACCCGGGTCTGCCAGCATGCCGGCCTAATCAATACTCGCGGGCTGGAGGTGTTGGGACTGGATGGTTCAACAGAGGATCCCGAAGGGGGATACTACGAACGCGATGAAGAGGGAAACCTGACAGGATGGGCCTACGACAAGGCGTTCGAAGCCCTTAGGGCGGCAACAGTCGATGATGACGTGGAGTCGCTGAGTGCGGACATCGAAACGGCAGTGGAGCATCTGTATACCTACGGGATCACGACTGTCCATACGGAGGACATGTCATATTATGGCCCCTACCAATTGCCATATGAAGCGTATATGAAGACACTTGGTCCAGACAGGAAGAAGTTCAGGGTCAATCTCCTCAGGCATGAGGCGGTCTATGACGAAATGATTGAGGATGAACTGTCCTTCAAGGACGACTGGGTCGAAAAAGACGCAATGAAACTATTTATGGACGGTGCGTTCGGAGGCAAAACCGCCCTCGTAAAAGCACCATATGAAGGAACGGATGATCATGGCATCCAGATCCATTCGGTCGAAGCCCTCGAATCACTGGTCAGGAAAGCCCGTGCCAATGGAGATGCGGTGGCGGTCCATGTCATCGGGGATATGGCATGCGAATTGGTGGTCGATGCAATCGAGAAGTATCCCGTCCCGGAAGGCAGGCATGACCGCCTGATCCACTGCAGCCTGCTCAGTGCAGAACTGATCGACAGGATGGCACAGCTCCCCCTCATCTGTGATGTACAGCCGACTTTCCTGACATCCGACATGCCGTGGGTCGAATCCTATCTTGGATCGGAGCGGATGGAGTATCTCTATGCTTTCCGCACCATGCAGACGCACGGTCTTCTGCTTGGAGGCTCCTCCGATGCACCGATAGAAGATGTAGATCCTTTGCTCGGAATCCATACACTGGTGACCCGCAGGGGAGCGTCGGGCGTGTATAATGAAGATGAACGCATCAGTCGATATGACGCGTTCAGGATGTATACACATAATGCTGCAGCAATCATCAACAAGGAAGATAAGGCCGGGCTTATTGCACCCGGTTATTACGCTGACTTCGCAATCTTCGACAAGGATGTCATGACATGTGAAGCGGATGAACTGCTTGAAGCAAAAGTGGAGAAGACAATAATTGACGGCACCACCGTCTACGAATCAAATAATTAG